From Roseibium alexandrii DFL-11, the proteins below share one genomic window:
- a CDS encoding L-threonylcarbamoyladenylate synthase — MQRWNVNLSSNDWQWHPEADAVCRSLIDGGLVAVPTETVYGLAADATSGTACARIFQAKGRPSFNPLISHLPNLEAARHHGVFDDRALKLAEAFWPGPLTLVVPKTKASEISDLATAGLSTVALRVPSGPIMRYLSEITGRPLAAPSANRSGKISPTRAEDVIADLGDALDFVIDAGPCEVGIESTIIGLTDERVTLLRPGGLAREAIESVLQTKVQTAASNSQPEAPAAPGMLTSHYAPNAQMRLHARAVARDEALLSFGADPIEGRDEAFAETNLSPSGDLVEAAARLFQAMRTLDSSGAKTIQVQDIPNTGLGEAINDRLRRAAAPRD; from the coding sequence ATGCAGCGCTGGAACGTCAATCTGAGCTCAAATGACTGGCAATGGCACCCGGAAGCTGATGCCGTCTGCCGCAGTCTGATTGACGGCGGTCTGGTCGCTGTGCCGACCGAAACCGTTTATGGCCTGGCGGCCGACGCGACGAGCGGGACTGCCTGCGCGCGGATTTTCCAAGCCAAAGGCCGGCCGAGTTTCAATCCGCTCATTTCGCATCTGCCCAACCTGGAAGCCGCTCGCCATCATGGTGTCTTTGATGACCGCGCCCTGAAACTGGCGGAGGCATTTTGGCCGGGCCCGCTGACCCTTGTTGTGCCGAAGACTAAGGCCTCAGAAATTTCAGATCTGGCGACGGCAGGTCTGTCCACGGTCGCACTTCGGGTCCCGTCCGGGCCGATCATGCGATATCTTTCGGAAATAACGGGGCGTCCGCTGGCAGCCCCAAGCGCCAACCGGTCCGGCAAAATCAGCCCCACCCGGGCGGAGGATGTGATTGCCGATCTGGGGGACGCGCTAGATTTTGTCATTGACGCCGGACCGTGTGAGGTCGGCATTGAATCAACAATCATCGGCTTGACAGACGAACGTGTTACGCTGCTGCGTCCCGGAGGTCTGGCGCGCGAAGCAATTGAGAGCGTGCTGCAGACAAAAGTCCAGACAGCAGCCTCAAACAGTCAGCCGGAGGCGCCCGCGGCGCCCGGGATGCTCACCTCCCATTACGCACCGAATGCACAGATGCGTCTTCATGCACGAGCCGTCGCGCGAGACGAGGCCTTGTTGTCGTTTGGTGCAGACCCGATTGAGGGGCGGGATGAAGCATTTGCGGAAACGAATCTTAGTCCGTCCGGGGATCTTGTAGAGGCCGCGGCGCGGCTCTTTCAGGCCATGCGGACCCTTGATTCGTCCGGTGCAAAGACGATTCAGGTGCAAGATATCCCCAATACCGGCCTTGGCGAGGCAATAAATGACCGTTTGAGACGGGCAGCGGCGCCGCGCGACTAG
- a CDS encoding acyl-CoA dehydrogenase — MYRAPVDEIAFTLKHVCGLSDLQEGGQHTELGDDLVDAILNEAGRFAAEEIAPLNSVADKHGTPLENREVTTPPGWRELYHGWIEGGWNGLSASEEAGGQGLPQMLSAAALEMWNSGSMAFAIGPTLTMGAVEAIEKHATEELRATYLEKLVTGQWMGTMNLTEPQAGSDLNALKARAERNDDGTYRVYGQKIFITYGEHDLTDNIIHLVLARLPDAPAGTRGISLFLVPKFLVNEDGSLGARNDVHCAGVEHKLGIHGSPTCTMVYGDEGGATGWLIGEENKGLACMFTMMNNARLAVGIQGLGVAERACQDAHAYALERKQGNVPGKKGDGMVAIAHHPDIKRSLLGMRTRTQVARAICYSCAHAIDMADTATDPDQKKHWSERAGLLTPIAKALSTDFGVEVATIGVQIHGGMGYVEETGVAQHLRDARIAPIYEGTNGIQSIDLVLRKLPLSGGDHVRGFLTELREIAREVSQSNRPEFGDTAERLRRALDDLEEATDWMLAAQADGRVEEALSGATPYLRLAGLAYGGALLAKGALKSGMENRALRTQRTIMARSYAMTLLCDTTSLKEDIVGSADSILEFDPEAMTS, encoded by the coding sequence ATGTATCGTGCACCGGTCGATGAGATCGCCTTCACCTTGAAACACGTTTGCGGCCTGTCAGACTTGCAAGAGGGCGGACAGCATACCGAACTCGGCGATGATCTGGTGGATGCCATTCTGAACGAAGCCGGGCGCTTCGCTGCCGAAGAGATTGCCCCGCTCAACAGCGTCGCCGACAAGCACGGAACACCGCTTGAAAACCGCGAAGTCACAACACCTCCCGGTTGGCGCGAACTTTATCATGGCTGGATCGAAGGCGGCTGGAACGGCCTTTCTGCCAGCGAGGAAGCCGGCGGTCAGGGGTTGCCGCAAATGCTTTCAGCCGCTGCGCTGGAGATGTGGAACTCCGGCTCCATGGCCTTCGCCATTGGCCCGACCTTGACGATGGGCGCTGTGGAGGCCATCGAAAAGCACGCAACGGAAGAGCTGCGGGCAACCTACCTGGAAAAGCTGGTCACCGGTCAATGGATGGGCACCATGAACCTGACCGAGCCACAGGCAGGGTCTGATCTCAACGCGTTAAAAGCCCGGGCCGAACGCAATGACGACGGCACGTACCGGGTCTACGGCCAGAAGATCTTCATCACCTACGGCGAACATGATCTGACCGACAACATCATCCATCTGGTGCTTGCCCGCCTGCCGGACGCGCCGGCTGGAACCCGCGGCATTTCGCTGTTTCTCGTGCCGAAGTTCCTGGTGAACGAAGACGGCTCTTTGGGTGCGCGCAACGATGTTCACTGCGCGGGTGTCGAACACAAACTCGGCATTCATGGCTCCCCTACGTGCACCATGGTCTATGGCGATGAAGGTGGTGCCACCGGCTGGCTGATCGGCGAGGAAAACAAGGGCCTTGCCTGCATGTTCACGATGATGAACAACGCCCGGCTTGCCGTCGGCATTCAAGGGCTAGGTGTTGCGGAACGCGCTTGCCAGGACGCCCATGCCTACGCGCTGGAGCGCAAGCAGGGCAACGTGCCCGGCAAGAAGGGCGACGGCATGGTCGCCATTGCCCACCACCCCGACATTAAACGCTCTTTGCTCGGCATGCGGACCCGCACACAGGTCGCCCGCGCGATCTGTTATTCCTGCGCCCACGCCATCGACATGGCCGACACGGCCACCGATCCGGATCAGAAGAAGCACTGGTCGGAACGCGCCGGTCTGCTCACCCCGATTGCCAAGGCGTTGTCGACCGATTTCGGCGTCGAAGTTGCCACCATCGGCGTTCAGATCCATGGCGGTATGGGATACGTGGAAGAAACCGGGGTCGCGCAGCACCTGCGAGATGCCCGGATTGCTCCGATCTATGAAGGCACCAACGGCATCCAGTCCATCGACCTTGTATTGCGCAAGCTGCCGCTGTCGGGCGGTGATCATGTTCGCGGGTTCCTCACTGAGTTGCGTGAGATCGCCCGGGAAGTCTCCCAATCCAACCGTCCCGAGTTCGGTGACACGGCCGAACGCCTGCGCCGTGCCCTTGATGATCTGGAAGAGGCAACCGACTGGATGCTGGCGGCCCAGGCCGACGGGCGAGTTGAAGAAGCGCTTTCGGGTGCAACGCCCTATCTGCGGCTTGCCGGCCTTGCCTATGGCGGCGCTCTGTTGGCGAAAGGGGCGCTCAAGTCCGGCATGGAAAACCGGGCTCTTCGGACCCAGCGCACCATCATGGCGAGAAGTTACGCAATGACGCTTCTCTGTGACACGACCAGTCTCAAGGAAGACATCGTCGGCTCGGCGGACAGCATCCTGGAGTTCGATCCAGAAGCCATGACCTCTTAA
- a CDS encoding crotonase/enoyl-CoA hydratase family protein — protein MITQSLEDGVRTLRLDRPEKKNALTGQMYADLAEALETGNTDDAVRCHLICGQPEAFTSGNDIGDFLQFAGKMQMSETPVYRFLRALVGNRKPLVASIDGIAVGVGATLLMHCDMVFASPRSVIRTPFIDLGLVPEAGSSLLGPKFMGHARAFEMLCLGRPFSAERAYQAGLINEVVSENVDEVALACAREIAAKPPEAMALSRQFLWQESQDLSDRVDEEAKVFSSRLTSPEAISAFQAFMTKKSKS, from the coding sequence ATGATCACGCAGTCTCTTGAAGACGGCGTCAGGACTTTGCGTCTTGATCGACCCGAAAAAAAGAACGCTTTGACCGGCCAGATGTACGCGGATCTGGCGGAAGCGCTGGAAACCGGGAACACAGATGATGCTGTCCGGTGCCACCTCATTTGCGGCCAGCCGGAAGCCTTCACGTCCGGCAATGACATTGGTGATTTCCTTCAATTCGCCGGCAAGATGCAAATGTCGGAAACACCGGTCTACCGCTTTCTGCGCGCGCTTGTGGGGAACCGGAAACCGCTGGTCGCCTCCATTGACGGGATTGCCGTTGGTGTTGGCGCAACGCTCCTGATGCATTGCGACATGGTGTTTGCCAGCCCGCGCTCCGTAATCCGCACCCCGTTCATCGACTTGGGTCTCGTTCCGGAAGCCGGATCGAGCCTGCTCGGTCCAAAATTTATGGGGCATGCCCGCGCATTTGAAATGCTGTGTCTTGGCCGTCCGTTCAGTGCCGAACGGGCCTATCAGGCTGGCCTCATCAATGAAGTGGTCTCTGAGAATGTCGATGAAGTGGCTTTGGCCTGCGCCCGGGAAATTGCTGCAAAACCGCCGGAAGCAATGGCACTCTCCCGTCAATTCCTTTGGCAGGAAAGCCAGGACCTCAGCGACCGGGTCGATGAGGAAGCCAAGGTGTTCTCCTCTCGCCTCACGTCGCCGGAGGCAATTTCCGCGTTCCAGGCCTTCATGACCAAAAAGTCGAAATCCTGA
- a CDS encoding SDR family oxidoreductase, with the protein MSVNGKTLFITGASRGIGKAIALRAAREGANVAVAAKTAEPHPKLEGTIFSAAEEIEAAGGKALPIVLDVRDDEAVQAAIDKTADHFGGLDILVNNASAIQLTPLQQTDMKKFDLMHQINTRGTMACSKHAIAHLKKSENPHILMLSPPLDMQEKWFAPFTPYSIAKYGMSLVVLGLSGELRSKGIAVNALWPRTTIATAAIKNIIGGDKMMQTSRTPDILADAAYEIFTTPSKELSGQFLIDDTFLQSRGVTDFDQYRVDPTQSLTPDFFVPDDSPAPASMKPVTT; encoded by the coding sequence ATGTCCGTGAACGGCAAAACACTCTTCATCACCGGCGCTTCGCGCGGGATCGGCAAGGCCATTGCATTGCGTGCCGCGCGGGAAGGCGCTAATGTCGCCGTTGCTGCCAAGACCGCAGAACCGCATCCGAAACTGGAGGGCACGATTTTTTCAGCGGCCGAGGAAATCGAAGCGGCTGGCGGCAAGGCCCTGCCAATCGTGCTCGATGTTCGCGATGATGAAGCGGTTCAGGCAGCCATCGACAAGACGGCGGATCACTTCGGCGGTTTGGACATCCTTGTCAACAACGCCAGCGCGATCCAACTGACACCGCTGCAGCAGACGGACATGAAGAAGTTTGATCTGATGCACCAGATCAACACGCGCGGCACGATGGCATGCTCGAAACACGCCATCGCTCATTTGAAGAAATCCGAAAATCCGCACATCCTGATGCTGTCCCCGCCGCTGGATATGCAGGAAAAGTGGTTTGCGCCGTTCACGCCCTACTCAATCGCCAAATACGGCATGAGCCTTGTTGTTCTGGGCTTGTCTGGTGAACTTCGGTCCAAGGGGATTGCGGTAAATGCGCTTTGGCCGCGCACCACAATTGCGACAGCGGCGATCAAGAATATCATCGGCGGCGACAAGATGATGCAAACCAGCCGGACGCCGGACATCCTTGCAGATGCTGCCTACGAGATCTTCACGACACCGTCCAAGGAGTTAAGCGGTCAGTTCCTGATAGACGACACGTTCCTCCAGAGCCGCGGCGTGACGGACTTTGATCAGTATCGTGTGGATCCAACCCAGTCGCTCACCCCGGACTTTTTTGTCCCGGACGACAGCCCGGCCCCGGCTAGCATGAAACCTGTCACCACCTGA
- a CDS encoding ankyrin repeat domain-containing protein, translated as MSSKTLTSLDQFRKDARRLKKAIASGDHAALARAHKYVSADKPLKHADCLHVIAREAGQDSWPQLKFAVESAAMTRSERAERLKTALFAGQHWITAKLLGDDPALSDESLGLQIALYDLVSVRKAIEADPQKALTPIGVRTPLLHLAFSKEIHRSPSKHVDMLALTELLLSHGADVNDGFAADANTDHKLSALYGALCHADNYELGEFLLRHGADPNDNESLYHATELAHSRALKLLLQFGAKPDGTNALPRALDFNDLDKVRMLLEAGANPNLLEDNHPSGQPMNTTPALHQAARRGCSGEVVSLLVSSGAELDAQWQGHSAYALARIHGHEEAARSLSDLGCNTNLTPDEQALAACATGEVPSKSLDLEALTEEDRRLLVRLASEPGRLPQIKALIAAGLDPNDTDEMGLSPLHAAGWHGLPEKTAYFLSLKPDLSRKNGFGGDALDTVLHGAEFAPEKPGADHVHCARLLLENGSRIYPDHIKGCGDEEMAAFLETWISAHPESLDHRT; from the coding sequence TTGTCTTCCAAGACGCTTACCTCACTCGACCAATTCCGCAAGGATGCCAGACGCCTCAAGAAGGCGATTGCCAGTGGCGACCACGCAGCTCTTGCGCGGGCACATAAATATGTTTCAGCCGATAAGCCGCTCAAGCATGCCGATTGCCTCCATGTAATCGCGCGTGAAGCCGGACAAGACAGCTGGCCGCAGCTGAAGTTTGCCGTCGAAAGTGCGGCCATGACCCGCTCTGAGCGGGCGGAGCGGCTGAAAACCGCACTCTTCGCCGGTCAGCATTGGATTACAGCGAAGCTGCTCGGCGACGATCCGGCACTCAGTGACGAGAGCCTAGGCCTGCAAATCGCACTGTATGATCTTGTGTCTGTGCGCAAAGCGATTGAAGCCGATCCACAAAAAGCTCTTACCCCAATTGGAGTTCGAACGCCCCTGCTCCATCTCGCGTTTTCGAAAGAGATCCACCGGTCTCCCTCGAAACATGTGGACATGCTGGCCCTGACAGAGTTGCTTCTGTCTCATGGCGCAGATGTCAATGACGGTTTTGCCGCGGATGCAAACACAGATCACAAGCTCTCAGCGCTGTACGGTGCTTTGTGCCATGCCGACAATTACGAACTCGGCGAATTCCTGCTCCGTCACGGCGCAGATCCGAATGACAATGAAAGCCTCTATCATGCCACGGAGCTCGCACACTCACGCGCGCTGAAGCTGCTTCTGCAATTTGGTGCCAAACCGGATGGCACCAACGCTCTGCCGCGCGCGCTCGATTTCAATGACCTCGACAAGGTTCGTATGCTGCTGGAGGCTGGTGCCAATCCGAACCTGCTTGAAGACAATCATCCAAGCGGACAACCGATGAATACCACCCCTGCTTTGCACCAGGCAGCACGCCGAGGGTGTTCCGGAGAGGTTGTTTCGCTGCTTGTGTCATCCGGGGCGGAACTTGATGCCCAGTGGCAGGGCCATTCTGCCTATGCGCTTGCAAGGATCCACGGCCATGAAGAAGCAGCAAGGTCGCTGTCGGACCTTGGGTGCAACACAAACCTTACTCCGGATGAGCAGGCTCTCGCGGCATGCGCCACCGGGGAAGTTCCTTCTAAGAGCCTGGATCTGGAAGCACTAACTGAGGAAGACAGACGGCTGTTGGTCAGGCTTGCCTCAGAACCTGGACGTCTCCCGCAAATCAAGGCTCTTATTGCAGCCGGTCTGGACCCGAATGACACCGATGAGATGGGCTTATCGCCCCTTCATGCAGCTGGCTGGCACGGTCTACCCGAAAAAACCGCATATTTCTTGAGTTTAAAGCCGGATCTTTCCAGAAAGAACGGCTTCGGAGGTGACGCGCTCGACACAGTGCTTCATGGCGCAGAGTTCGCACCTGAAAAACCTGGAGCTGACCATGTGCACTGCGCGCGGCTTTTGCTGGAAAACGGCAGTCGAATCTATCCCGACCACATCAAGGGGTGTGGTGACGAGGAGATGGCCGCCTTTCTAGAGACCTGGATCAGCGCGCATCCGGAGAGCCTTGACCACCGGACCTGA
- a CDS encoding mechanosensitive ion channel family protein, producing MNGTMDQVTVYMPLVINAAKALIVLIIGWLIAGALSSFVRKRIVSHERIDDTIGGFAASIVRWLVLLVTFIAVLQLFGIQATSLVAVLGAGTLAIGLALQGTLSDIAAGVMLIIFRPYKIGQFVSIGGTSGTVKDLNIFVTELVTPDNVQIIMPNGQAWGTVITNFSAHKTRRLDLTFGIDYGDDADKAIQIILDTATADARVHKDPEPWVRVTNLGDSSVDLGVRLWCDAGDYWELKFHMLKSVKEAFDAGGISIPYPHQVEIQKAG from the coding sequence ATGAACGGCACAATGGATCAGGTAACCGTTTACATGCCTTTGGTGATCAATGCGGCAAAAGCACTGATCGTTCTTATCATTGGCTGGCTGATTGCCGGTGCCCTGTCGAGCTTCGTCAGGAAGCGGATCGTTTCCCACGAGCGGATCGATGATACAATCGGCGGCTTCGCGGCCTCGATCGTCCGATGGCTTGTCCTTCTCGTTACATTCATTGCGGTTCTGCAACTGTTTGGCATTCAGGCGACCAGTTTGGTGGCCGTCCTCGGCGCTGGTACGCTTGCGATCGGCCTTGCCTTGCAGGGCACCTTGAGTGACATCGCGGCCGGAGTGATGCTGATCATCTTCCGCCCCTACAAGATCGGGCAATTTGTCTCCATCGGCGGCACCTCCGGAACGGTGAAGGACCTCAACATCTTCGTCACGGAGCTGGTAACCCCGGACAATGTTCAGATCATCATGCCCAACGGTCAGGCCTGGGGCACGGTCATTACCAATTTTTCCGCGCACAAGACACGCCGCCTCGATCTGACCTTCGGCATTGACTACGGCGACGATGCCGACAAGGCGATCCAGATCATCCTCGACACTGCCACTGCTGATGCCCGTGTCCACAAGGACCCGGAACCCTGGGTGCGTGTGACCAATCTCGGTGACAGCTCCGTGGATCTCGGTGTGCGGCTGTGGTGCGATGCAGGCGACTATTGGGAACTGAAGTTTCACATGCTGAAGTCTGTGAAGGAGGCTTTCGACGCTGGCGGAATTTCCATTCCCTACCCGCACCAGGTGGAAATTCAGAAAGCCGGATAA
- a CDS encoding histone deacetylase family protein, which translates to MSTLLLHHPTYLDHLTPVGHPERPDRIRAIDRILEHEKFQSVERDLAPIGALEDIARAHPMAYIDQLHRLSPDEGVARVDADTTMSPGTWEAALRGVGGACRAVDEVLTKKVNNAFSASRPPGHHAEKDRAMGFCFFNNAAVAARYAQEKYGIDRVAIIDFDVHHGNGTQDIFWDDPSVMYCSTHQMPLYPGSGDASETGEANTIVNVPLPPGENGAGFKEAFEVILLPRLDGFAPELVIISAGFDAHARDPLGGLNLVEADFAWATRALMDVADKHSDGRVVSVLEGGYDLEGLARSTAAHVMTLMTG; encoded by the coding sequence GTGTCAACACTCCTCCTGCATCACCCGACCTACCTGGATCATTTGACCCCCGTGGGTCATCCGGAGCGCCCGGATCGCATTCGTGCCATCGATCGTATTCTGGAACATGAAAAGTTTCAGTCGGTGGAGCGGGATCTCGCGCCGATCGGCGCGCTGGAGGACATCGCGCGGGCCCATCCGATGGCGTATATCGACCAACTGCACCGGCTGTCCCCGGACGAGGGTGTTGCGCGTGTCGATGCGGACACGACCATGTCGCCCGGCACCTGGGAAGCGGCGCTGCGCGGTGTGGGCGGAGCCTGCCGGGCGGTTGACGAAGTCCTGACAAAGAAGGTCAACAATGCCTTTTCTGCCTCCCGTCCCCCCGGGCACCATGCGGAAAAAGACCGGGCCATGGGCTTTTGCTTCTTCAACAACGCGGCTGTTGCAGCCCGTTACGCTCAAGAAAAATACGGGATCGACCGGGTCGCGATAATCGATTTCGATGTGCATCACGGCAACGGCACCCAGGATATCTTCTGGGACGACCCAAGCGTGATGTATTGCTCAACGCACCAGATGCCCCTTTATCCAGGATCGGGCGATGCCTCGGAAACTGGTGAGGCCAACACGATCGTCAATGTCCCGCTGCCTCCGGGCGAAAACGGCGCAGGCTTCAAGGAAGCGTTCGAAGTTATCCTGCTTCCCCGGCTTGATGGGTTTGCACCGGAATTGGTCATCATTTCCGCAGGGTTCGATGCCCATGCACGCGACCCGCTCGGCGGCCTGAATCTCGTGGAGGCTGACTTTGCGTGGGCCACGCGAGCTCTGATGGATGTCGCCGACAAACACAGCGATGGCCGCGTCGTTTCCGTCCTGGAAGGCGGCTATGACCTAGAAGGCCTCGCCCGCTCAACCGCCGCCCATGTCATGACGCTGATGACCGGCTGA
- a CDS encoding exodeoxyribonuclease VII small subunit, whose translation MSDAAKEIAGLSFEDALKQLETIVRELEQGNVPLERSIEMYERGDALRQHCDTLLKAAEAKVEKIQLGQNGEPTGTTELDPQNG comes from the coding sequence ATGTCCGATGCTGCCAAGGAAATCGCCGGTCTGTCCTTCGAAGACGCGCTCAAGCAGCTTGAGACAATCGTACGCGAACTCGAGCAGGGAAACGTTCCGCTGGAGCGCAGCATCGAAATGTACGAGCGCGGCGATGCGTTGCGTCAGCATTGCGATACATTGCTGAAGGCTGCTGAGGCCAAAGTGGAAAAAATCCAGCTTGGGCAAAACGGCGAGCCAACTGGAACAACCGAACTTGACCCGCAAAACGGCTAG
- a CDS encoding helix-turn-helix transcriptional regulator yields the protein MPNLRKDAELDLLEDALGKITTHTDWLPFLDKVSGLFDCYAYAAEYLDDGFATGRFTGPAHAEAFRDFLSSASYHAGVTAFKYLLELAEPDAVYVVHQGHISKLDAPGISLTSGNEVSSQSAIISITRNSSGLTMIFGLLFDDASPVETASAETVLAFSKVAKILETCFGAITNIDMLKRQSRIQRAFANHCAVPSVIINRQRRVMAEHENGLSVLADLDVGLVAGGKLQIRNRELEMLLSDMPSAPSSAKAPHKTGQNQDAKSDSSLSRSGFCLRDRSGNLNRVTIEAVSGDTHDPWVLLRVCQPANIPEAVETILQEELGLSLSEAHLARSLAETGSVSATTDLLNITRNTMKTHLRRIFDKTAVRTQLELVQLVYRLSGLV from the coding sequence ATGCCCAATTTACGCAAAGACGCTGAACTGGATCTTTTGGAAGACGCCTTAGGCAAGATTACGACCCATACGGACTGGCTGCCATTCCTGGACAAAGTCAGTGGGCTCTTTGATTGCTACGCCTACGCAGCAGAATATCTCGACGATGGATTTGCAACAGGCCGGTTTACAGGGCCAGCGCATGCGGAAGCCTTTAGGGACTTTTTGAGTTCTGCTTCCTACCACGCGGGAGTAACAGCGTTTAAGTATTTGCTTGAGTTGGCGGAACCAGATGCTGTGTACGTTGTTCATCAAGGTCACATTTCAAAGCTCGACGCACCCGGCATTTCTCTTACATCTGGAAATGAAGTCTCATCCCAATCGGCGATAATCAGCATTACACGGAACAGCTCAGGCTTGACCATGATATTCGGCCTGCTCTTTGATGACGCATCGCCGGTGGAAACGGCTTCAGCGGAAACCGTTCTTGCCTTCTCTAAAGTCGCCAAGATCCTGGAGACCTGCTTCGGGGCAATAACAAACATCGACATGCTAAAAAGGCAAAGCCGCATTCAGCGCGCCTTTGCGAACCATTGCGCGGTTCCTTCCGTTATCATCAACAGACAACGTCGCGTCATGGCCGAGCATGAAAATGGGCTATCCGTTCTGGCAGATCTGGACGTCGGGCTAGTGGCCGGCGGGAAACTGCAGATCCGGAACAGAGAGCTGGAGATGCTTCTGTCGGATATGCCGTCAGCTCCCTCCTCTGCAAAAGCCCCGCATAAAACCGGTCAAAACCAAGATGCCAAGTCAGACAGCTCTCTTTCCCGGTCCGGTTTTTGTCTTCGTGACCGGTCGGGCAACTTAAACCGGGTCACGATCGAGGCAGTATCGGGAGATACACATGACCCATGGGTTCTTCTCCGTGTTTGCCAGCCAGCCAACATACCTGAAGCCGTGGAGACTATCCTGCAGGAGGAACTCGGCCTCTCACTGTCTGAAGCGCACCTTGCGCGGTCTTTAGCGGAAACCGGCTCCGTTTCTGCGACTACGGACTTGCTGAACATTACGCGAAACACCATGAAAACTCATTTGCGCCGGATATTCGACAAGACCGCAGTGCGGACACAATTGGAATTGGTGCAATTGGTGTATCGTCTTTCCGGTCTGGTGTGA